Proteins found in one Siniperca chuatsi isolate FFG_IHB_CAS linkage group LG22, ASM2008510v1, whole genome shotgun sequence genomic segment:
- the rbm4.1 gene encoding RNA-binding protein 4.1 translates to MVKIFIGNLSPDTTSDELRSLFSQYGKIAECTIVKNFGFVHMDDKAEAEEAIRNLHHYELNGQPMNVELSRGKSRGSTKLHVGNIACTNQELRARFEEFGAVLECDIVKNYAFVHMERMEDAMEAINQLDNTAFKGKLMSVKLSTSRLRTAPGMGDRSGCYRCGQEGHWSKECPLDQNGYHRNGSEPKSDGYDASRFGGRGHNRGYHPDFSGDPDYGGGYAPVHGFSRGSGHSSSMAGYRRGAGYESAMRYGPHPGYGISAVAEHSMARLYGSEAAYRSNGSLYGAVPPYPMRRSPYEERDPYGVVDYYEKYRANSYGGSYFEERRAVPLPAPSTSSSTALMRERLPPSSLDPYECPPIPPPPAPVSSYYARDRSPIRRVPAEADGYTYERSRLSPVPAVPRSSTFDHPRDPDAERARYTY, encoded by the exons ATGGTGAAAATATTCATCGGGAACTTGTCACCAGACACTACATCAGATGAACTTCGCTCTCTCTTCTCCCAATACGGCAAGATTGCAGAATGCACTATTGTCAAGAACTTTGGCTTTGTGCACATGGATGACAAAGCAGAGGCAGAAGAAGCTATCCGCAACCTCCACCATTATGAGCTAAATGGCCAGCCCATGAATGTAGAATTGAGCCGTGGCAAGTCACGAGGATCCACTAAACTACATGTTGGCAACATTGCCTGTACCAACCAGGAGCTGAGGGCCAGGTTTGAGGAGTTTGGCGCTGTGTTGGAGTGTGACATAGTAAAAAACTATGCTTTTGTTCACATGGAGCGAATGGAGGATGCTATGGAGGCCATTAATCAGTTAGACAACACTGCTTTTAAAG gcAAACTGATGAGCGTGAAGCTTTCGACTAGCCGCCTGCGTACTGCGCCGGGAATGGGAGACAGATCGGGTTGTTATCGTTGCGGGCAGGAAGGCCACTGGTCCAAAGAATGCCCTCTAGACCAAAATGGCTACCACAGAAACGGCTCAGAGCCAAAGTCTGATGGATACGATGCCTCGAGATTTGGCGGGCGTGGTCACAACAGGGGTTATCATCCGGACTTCAGTGGCGATCCAGATTATGGTGGCGGCTATGCTCCTGTACATGGTTTTTCCCGGGGTTCcggtcacagcagcagcatggcaGGGTACAGAAGGGGTGCGGGCTAcgaaagtgcaatgagatacgGGCCGCACCCAGGTTACGGGATAAGCGCTGTTGCTGAACATAGCATGGCTCGGCTGTACGGCAGCGAGGCGGCATACAGGAGCAACGGCTCACTCTATGGCGCGGTACCACCCTACCCGATGCGACGGTCGCCTTACGAGGAAAGGGATCCGTACGGGGTCGTGGACTACTACGAGAAGTACAGGGCCAATTCTTACGGAGGCAGTTATTTTGAGGAACGTCGCGCTGTCCCCTTgcctgctccatcaacatcctcCTCCACAGCTTTAATGAGGGAACGTCTGCCCCCCTCTAGCCTCGACCCATACGAGTGCCCTCCAATTCCTCCTCCACCAGCCCCAGTCTCCTCATACTACGCACGTGACCGGAGTCCGATTCGGAGAGTCCCTGCCGAGGCAGATGGATATACATATGAGCGTTCGCGCCTTTCCCCGGTGCCCGCCGTCCCAAGAAGTTCTACCTTTGACCATCCGCGGGACCCCGACGCTGAGCGGGCACGATATACATACTAA
- the LOC122870775 gene encoding RNA-binding protein 4.1-like yields the protein MVKIFIGNLACNTTVEELRELFEKYGKVSECDIVKNYGFVHMNNMSEAEEAIQNLHQYQLHGWRMNVEISKGRPKSTTKLHVSNLGEGVTSDVLRAKFEDFGQVVECDIVKDYAFVHMERMEDAMDAIDKLDNTAFKGKLMSVQLSTSRLRTAPGMGDHTGCYVCGKHGHWSKDCPVGRNGSYGDGTRGRSGRAPPRGPPGYGRGSYGMASPPAADYMGGSAYSRSSYVGGLPPPPRRLSSYSSELGDRFASRAAGSERSSAYDRERLYSSVDYYEKYRARPYGSSYFEDRRMPFLPPPPPPPSSLSKLSSSVDPYDRRPLPPPSSPAAAAAFYARDRSPIRRVPVSSAGYAYERTRLSPVSASRSSYATPRPKDHYAPRYAPY from the exons ATGGTGAAAATTTTTATTGGCAACCTTGCCTGCAATACCACAGTTGAGGAGCTGCGTGAACTCTTTGAGAAGTATGGCAAAGTCTCCGAATGTGACATTGTCAAAAACTATGGTTTTGTACACATGAACAACATGTCTGAAGCAGAGGAGGCTATTCAAAACCTCCACCAGTACCAGTTGCATGGCTGGCGCATGAATGTGGAGATAAGCAAAGGGAGGCCCAAGTCCACCACCAAGCTACATGTCAGCAACCTTGGCGAAGGGGTCACCAGTGATGTTCTGCGGGCCAAGTTTGAAGACTTTGGCCAGGTGGTGGAGTGTGACATAGTGAAGGATTATGCCTTTGTTCACATGGAGCGAATGGAGGATGCCATGGATGCTATCGATAAGCTGGACAACACAGCCTTTAAAG GCAAGCTGATGAGCGTACAGCTGTCCACCAGTCGGCTTCGCACTGCCCCAGGAATGGGAGATCATACCGGCTGCTATGTCTGCGGGAAACATGGTCACTGGTCGAAAGACTGTCCAGTCGGTCGGAACGGTAGCTACGGTGACGGCACAAGAGGTCGCAGCGGCCGGGCCCCCCCACGCGGTCCCCCAGGTTATGGCAGGGGCAGCTACGGGATGGCCTCACCTCCAGCAGCTGATTACATGGGTGGCTCTGCGTATAGTCGGTCTAGTTACGTAGGTGGGTTGCCGCCTCCCCCTCGTAGGCTTAGCAGCTACAGCTCTGAGCTGGGGGATAGGTTCGCCAGCAGAGCAGCAGGCTCTGAGAGGTCATCAGCTTATGATCGTGAACGTCTCTATAGCAGTGTTGACTATTATGAGAAGTACAGAGCTCGCCCTTATGGCTCAAGCTATTTCGAGGATCGTCGCATGCcctttctcccccctcccccaccccccccttcctccctctcaaAGCTCTCCTCCAGTGTAGATCCATATGACCGTCGGCCACTGCCTCCACCTTCATCGCCCGCCGCAGCTGCTGCATTTTATGCACGAGACCGCAGTCCAATCAGACGAGTACCAGTCTCCTCGGCAGGCTACGCATATGAGCGTACACGGCTGTCACCGGTATCAGCCTCCAGGAGCTCCTATGCTACCCCACGGCCCAAGGATCATTATGCGCCACGCTATGCGCCTTACTAA